TCGGCGGCTGGTGGCGGACGCCCTCGATCTGGCCGAGGCCGCTCTCCGTGTCGAAGGAGTCCTCGTAGAGGAACTGGTCGCCCTCGTCGCCCTCCTCGTAGCAGGGCCAGTGGAGCCCCTCCTCGCCGAGCCCGTCGTACGTCATCCCGTGGTAGATCGGGCACACCTCCCGGAGTTCCTCGAAGACGGCCTCCACGTCCTCGAAGCGGAACTCCTCTTCGCTGAAGAGGCGGCTCCCGACCTCCATCAGGATGTCGAGGTCGTGCTTCGTGTTCTCGTGGACCTTGTCGACCCCGCGCATCCGCTGGACGCGGCGGTCGGTGTTGGTGACGGTGCCGCCGCGCTCGGCCCACGTCGTCGCCGGGAGCACGACGTCGGCGAACTCGGCGGTCTCCGTCATGAAGATGTCCTGCGCGACCATGAACTCCAGCGCCTTCAGGCGCTCCTCGACCTCGTTGCCGTCGGGCTCGCTCATCACGGGGTTCTCCCCCATCACGTACAGCCCCTTCACCGAGTGGCCGGCCTCGTGGGAGATCTCCACGTTGGTGAGCCCCGGCTCCTCGGGCACCTCGAAGCCCCACACGTCCTCGACCGATTCGCGGACCTCGTCGTCGTCGACGAGCTGGTAGCCGGGGAGCACGTTCGGCATCGCGCCGACGTCGCTGGTCCCCTGGACGTTGTTCTGCCCGCGGAGGGGGTTGACGCCGGTGCCGGGCCGACCGAGGTTCCCCGTGATCAGCGCGAGGTTGATCTCGTTCTGCACGTTGTCGACGCCGCAGGTGTGCTGGCTCATCCCCATCCCGGTGAAGATGGCGGCGTTGTTCGCCATCGCGTACTTCTCCGCGGCGAGCTCGATGTCCTCCAGCGGGACGCCCGCCTCCTCGGCGGCCACCTCCTTGTCGAAGTCCGCGAGGGTCTCCTTCAGGTGCTCGAACCCCTCGGTGCGCTCCTCGATGAACTCCTCGTCGATCCAGCCCGCGTCGGGCTCCGCTTCGTGGCGCTCAAGGATCGTTTTCAGGACGACGTTGAGCAGGGGGATGTCGGCGCCGGGGTTCAGCTGGAGGTGCATGTGCCGCTCGGTCTCCCCGATGTCGAACGACCGGGTGGTCTTGTTGGCGTGCGGGTCGACCTGGATGACGGTCGCGCCCTCCAGGACGGCCTGCCGGAAGTACTGGCTGTTGGCGATCGGGTGCTGCTCGCCCGGGTTCGCCCCCTGGATCCAGAACACGTCGGCCGCCTCCTCTAAGTCCTCCATGCTGTTCGTCATCGCGCCCGCGCCGAGGCTGGTCCGGAGCGCCCACACCGTCGAGGCGTGGCACATCCGCGTGCAGTTGTCGACGTTGTTGGTGCCGTACCGGCGCGCGAGCTTCTGGAGGAGGTAGTTCTCCTCGTTCATCGTCTTCGAGGAGCCGAAGAATCCCATCGCGTCGGGACCGTAGTCGTCCCGGATGCGCTCCATCTCCGAGACGATCCGGTCGTACGCCTCCTCCCACGTCGCCTCGCGGAACTCGCCGTCCTCCTTGATGAGCGGCTCGGTCAGCCGGTCCTCGTGGTCGACGACCTGGGTCGCCGCGCCGCCCTTGATGCAGACGCGCCCCTCGTTGACCGGGGCCTCGCCCCACGGCATGAAGTTCACGTCGCCGGGGTCCTCGCCCTGATTCACCTTGATCCCGCACCCGACGCCGCAGTACGGGCATATCGTCTTCGTCGCCTCGTCCTCCTCAGCGGACATGGTACTCACCATGACGTGCGATCATGTGTCACGATTTGTGTCGCGGGCCGCATGAGTGTATCGGTCGGTTCAACGCCGCGAACGGTCGCGATCGGCGTCGGCGTCCCCGCGACGGCCCCTCGCCCGGCGAACCGTTTAGTCGGCGCCGGGCGTTCGGCCGGTATGGACCCGACGATCGCCGACGTCGAGGCGCGCGCGGAGGAGCACGTCGAGACGTACCGCGAGACCGCCCCCTTCCACCCGGTCGAGGCGGAGTCGATCGAGACGCTCCCGGAGGCGTTCCGCACCGGGGACTACGGCAGGCGGGACGTCGAGTGGGTCGTCCGCTGGTACTTCCGGCGGCGCGTCGACGCGATCGACCACGACGAGCGCCGGGCGGTCGAGGAGGCGGTCGAGGACGCGGACTCCCGCGAGCTCCGCGGGGCGATGTGGGACGCGGTCGACGCGCTCGACGAGGGGGC
Above is a window of Halorubrum depositum DNA encoding:
- the fdhF gene encoding formate dehydrogenase subunit alpha; this encodes MSAEEDEATKTICPYCGVGCGIKVNQGEDPGDVNFMPWGEAPVNEGRVCIKGGAATQVVDHEDRLTEPLIKEDGEFREATWEEAYDRIVSEMERIRDDYGPDAMGFFGSSKTMNEENYLLQKLARRYGTNNVDNCTRMCHASTVWALRTSLGAGAMTNSMEDLEEAADVFWIQGANPGEQHPIANSQYFRQAVLEGATVIQVDPHANKTTRSFDIGETERHMHLQLNPGADIPLLNVVLKTILERHEAEPDAGWIDEEFIEERTEGFEHLKETLADFDKEVAAEEAGVPLEDIELAAEKYAMANNAAIFTGMGMSQHTCGVDNVQNEINLALITGNLGRPGTGVNPLRGQNNVQGTSDVGAMPNVLPGYQLVDDDEVRESVEDVWGFEVPEEPGLTNVEISHEAGHSVKGLYVMGENPVMSEPDGNEVEERLKALEFMVAQDIFMTETAEFADVVLPATTWAERGGTVTNTDRRVQRMRGVDKVHENTKHDLDILMEVGSRLFSEEEFRFEDVEAVFEELREVCPIYHGMTYDGLGEEGLHWPCYEEGDEGDQFLYEDSFDTESGLGQIEGVRHQPPKEVPDEEYPLILTTARLEEHYNTGTMSRRSPTLSRQHPENFVDVHPNDAAEYGIEDGDMVTLRSRRGEIEVKAQVTEDIKEGVVWTTPHFAAASANRLTNDVLDERAKIPEYKAAAADIEVTVGDGGDPGDEAEPADD